From Priestia aryabhattai, one genomic window encodes:
- the glgB gene encoding 1,4-alpha-glucan branching enzyme — MFEVKGVAKVNLAVQPTEFDVHLYHEGNLFRSYSIFGAHQVTVEGIKGVRFCVWAPHAKGVSVVGDFNKWNGFQHSMVKVNEEGIWMTFIPELEQGIIYKYEIITQSNQKKLKADPYAFFSEVRPNTASIVYSLDGYKWNDQYWRRKKKQQNIYERPLCIYELHAGSWRTHEDGSLYTYSELAQELIPYIAEQGFTHIELLPVIEHPLDRSWGYQGTGYYSATSRYGTPKELMNFIDECHQNSIGVILDWVPGHFCKDEHGLYMFDGEPTYEYKKEPDRENYVWGTANFDLGKPEVQSFLISNALFWLEYFHIDGFRVDAVANMLYWQNSSGKAVNDGAVSFLKKLNEAVFKSDETILMMAEDSTDWPLVTAPTYEGGLGFNYKWNMGWMNDVLTYMEAGVERRPYLHDKMTFSLMYAFNENFILPLSHDEVVHGKKSLLNKMPGDYWRKFAQLRLLYGYFFTHPGKKLLFMGGEFGQFDEWKDLEELDWMLYDFDMHRNLNGYMKDLIKIYKRSKSLYELDHNPDGFEWIDVNNHHQQIFSFIRKSKENQEIFIVVSNFSEHPYHSYKVGVPVETEYIEVINSDDEVYGGSGIVNKKALKSVDESFHGQPFCIEMNIPPFGISILRAKRKRGERKQHVKKEMRSDVIGRRKR; from the coding sequence ACGAAGGAAACTTATTTCGCAGTTACTCTATTTTCGGTGCGCATCAGGTAACGGTAGAAGGAATTAAAGGCGTACGATTTTGCGTGTGGGCACCTCATGCAAAGGGTGTAAGCGTTGTAGGTGATTTTAATAAATGGAACGGTTTTCAGCATTCAATGGTTAAAGTTAATGAAGAAGGTATTTGGATGACATTTATCCCTGAATTAGAACAAGGGATTATTTATAAATATGAAATCATCACACAAAGCAATCAGAAAAAATTAAAAGCAGATCCATACGCTTTCTTCAGTGAAGTGCGTCCAAACACTGCATCCATTGTTTACTCATTGGATGGGTACAAATGGAACGACCAATATTGGCGTAGAAAGAAAAAACAGCAAAATATATATGAAAGACCACTGTGTATTTACGAGCTGCATGCAGGGTCTTGGAGGACTCATGAAGATGGCAGCCTTTATACATACAGTGAATTAGCACAGGAGCTTATTCCTTATATTGCTGAACAAGGTTTTACACACATTGAGTTATTACCAGTCATTGAGCATCCGCTCGACCGATCCTGGGGATATCAAGGAACTGGATACTATTCTGCTACAAGTCGATATGGTACGCCTAAAGAGTTGATGAACTTTATAGATGAGTGTCATCAAAATAGCATAGGGGTTATTTTAGACTGGGTACCCGGGCATTTTTGTAAGGATGAACATGGTCTGTATATGTTCGATGGAGAACCTACTTATGAATACAAAAAAGAACCGGATCGTGAAAACTACGTTTGGGGAACAGCTAATTTCGATTTAGGAAAGCCTGAAGTACAAAGTTTTCTCATTTCGAACGCTTTATTTTGGTTGGAGTACTTCCATATAGATGGATTTCGAGTAGATGCTGTAGCTAATATGCTTTATTGGCAAAATTCTTCTGGAAAAGCAGTGAATGATGGAGCTGTCAGCTTCTTAAAAAAGTTAAATGAAGCTGTTTTTAAATCTGATGAAACTATATTAATGATGGCAGAAGATTCAACGGATTGGCCCCTTGTTACAGCACCTACATATGAGGGCGGTTTAGGCTTTAATTATAAGTGGAACATGGGATGGATGAATGACGTTTTAACATACATGGAAGCAGGCGTAGAAAGACGTCCCTATCTTCACGATAAAATGACGTTCTCACTAATGTATGCGTTTAACGAAAACTTTATTTTGCCGCTTTCCCATGATGAAGTTGTACATGGAAAAAAATCATTACTTAATAAGATGCCAGGTGATTACTGGCGCAAGTTTGCACAGCTTCGACTGCTATATGGATACTTCTTTACACATCCTGGAAAAAAGCTTTTATTTATGGGCGGAGAGTTTGGTCAATTTGACGAGTGGAAAGATTTAGAGGAGTTGGATTGGATGCTTTATGACTTTGACATGCATCGCAATCTTAACGGATATATGAAGGACCTAATCAAGATCTATAAGAGAAGCAAGTCTTTATATGAATTAGATCATAATCCAGATGGGTTTGAATGGATTGATGTTAACAACCATCATCAACAAATTTTCTCCTTTATTCGTAAGTCGAAAGAAAATCAAGAGATCTTTATAGTTGTTAGCAATTTTTCTGAGCACCCATATCATTCTTACAAAGTTGGAGTTCCAGTTGAGACAGAGTACATTGAAGTTATTAACAGTGATGACGAAGTGTACGGCGGTTCAGGCATTGTAAATAAAAAGGCATTAAAATCAGTGGATGAATCGTTTCACGGTCAACCTTTTTGCATTGAAATGAATATTCCGCCGTTTGGCATTAGTATACTACGAGCAAAGAGAAAACGAGGGGAGAGAAAACAACATGTTAAAAAAGAAATGCGTAGCGATGTTATTGGCAGGAGGAAAAGGTAG
- a CDS encoding glucose-1-phosphate adenylyltransferase — protein MLKKKCVAMLLAGGKGSRLSSLTKNLAKPAVPFGGKYRIIDFALSNCTNSGIETVGVLTQYQPLVLNSYIGIGSAWDLDRRNGGVTVLPPYAESDGVKWYKGTASAIYENLNYLTQYDPEYVLILSGDHIYKMNYENMLDYHINKEADVTISVIEVPWEEASRFGILNTNSDLDVMEFDEKPQRPKNNLASMGIYIFKWSILKEYLEMDARNPYSSHDFGKDVIPLLLDEKKKLIAYPFQGYWKDVGTVKSLWEANMDLLCDKDELNLFDSSWKVYSVNPNQPPQYIAPNACVVESLVNEGCVVEGNVEQSVLFPGVQIGSGSEVKKTVVMPTAKIGSNVYIENAIVPSDIEVPDGTIIRPTKGSEEVILVTQELIDSVAKCI, from the coding sequence ATGTTAAAAAAGAAATGCGTAGCGATGTTATTGGCAGGAGGAAAAGGTAGTCGGCTAAGTTCACTTACAAAAAATCTAGCAAAGCCAGCTGTACCATTTGGTGGAAAGTATCGAATTATTGATTTTGCTTTAAGTAATTGTACAAATTCGGGTATTGAAACAGTAGGTGTATTAACACAATATCAACCGCTAGTTCTCAATTCATACATTGGAATTGGAAGCGCTTGGGATTTGGACCGACGGAATGGTGGCGTCACGGTATTGCCTCCATATGCGGAGTCAGATGGAGTAAAGTGGTATAAAGGCACGGCTAGTGCTATTTATGAAAATTTAAACTATTTGACACAATATGATCCTGAGTACGTACTAATTCTATCAGGTGATCACATTTATAAAATGAACTATGAAAATATGCTTGATTATCATATAAACAAAGAAGCAGATGTAACGATTTCTGTTATTGAAGTACCTTGGGAAGAAGCGAGCCGTTTTGGTATTTTAAATACAAATAGTGATCTAGACGTAATGGAATTCGACGAAAAACCACAGCGTCCTAAAAATAATCTAGCTTCTATGGGGATTTATATTTTTAAATGGAGTATTTTAAAAGAATATTTAGAAATGGATGCACGCAACCCATACTCAAGCCATGATTTTGGTAAAGATGTTATTCCGCTTTTACTAGATGAAAAGAAAAAGCTAATTGCATACCCATTCCAAGGTTATTGGAAAGATGTAGGAACTGTAAAAAGCTTATGGGAAGCGAATATGGATTTATTGTGTGATAAAGACGAGCTTAATTTATTTGACTCTTCATGGAAAGTTTACTCTGTTAACCCTAATCAGCCTCCTCAATATATCGCGCCAAACGCCTGCGTGGTGGAGTCATTAGTAAATGAAGGGTGTGTTGTTGAAGGAAACGTAGAGCAGTCCGTGTTATTTCCAGGTGTACAAATCGGCTCAGGTTCCGAAGTTAAGAAAACGGTTGTCATGCCTACTGCAAAGATAGGTTCTAACGTATACATTGAAAACGCGATTGTTCCATCGGACATTGAAGTTCCAGACGGTACTATTATTCGACCGACCAAAGGAAGCGAAGAAGTAATTCTTGTTACTCAAGAATTGATTGACTCAGTTGCTAAATGCATTTAA
- a CDS encoding sugar phosphate nucleotidyltransferase produces MNNQMLGIIDACTNTTALQPLTFYRSIAAIPFAGRYRLIDFMLSNMVNSGISSVAIFPRDRYRALMDHIGSGKEWDLDRKRDGLFIFPPMTSDLHLESPSLFTQFRYHIDYFLRSKQEYVLIANSYTICTVDFEHVLQRHIASNADITEIKQGDKSLNMYIINKSILVNILQNESHDFYTIKELVRYMAQSHHVEKYEHHGYTAEISSLDAYYKTSMEILSPDVWKQLFINERPVFTKVKDEPPTRYAKKAVVKNSMIANGCVIEGHVENSIIFRGVKIGKGTVVKNSIVMQKGIILENSVLENVVLDKDVKIGSNETLLGESGLPRVIAKGTTQGALMKS; encoded by the coding sequence TTGAATAATCAAATGCTTGGTATTATTGATGCTTGTACAAACACGACAGCGCTGCAGCCTTTAACCTTTTATAGGTCGATTGCTGCGATTCCTTTTGCAGGGCGCTATAGATTAATCGATTTTATGCTCTCTAATATGGTGAACTCTGGAATTTCGAGTGTTGCCATTTTTCCTCGTGATCGCTATCGCGCATTGATGGATCATATAGGTTCAGGTAAAGAATGGGATTTAGATCGGAAGCGAGATGGATTGTTTATCTTTCCTCCTATGACAAGTGATTTACACTTAGAAAGTCCATCACTATTCACGCAGTTCCGTTATCATATTGATTATTTCTTAAGAAGTAAGCAGGAATACGTATTAATTGCCAATAGTTATACAATATGTACAGTTGATTTTGAGCACGTACTGCAACGTCATATTGCTTCAAATGCAGATATTACTGAAATAAAGCAGGGTGATAAATCGCTTAATATGTATATTATTAATAAATCTATTCTTGTTAATATTTTGCAAAATGAATCGCATGATTTTTATACGATTAAAGAACTGGTTCGATATATGGCACAATCTCATCATGTAGAAAAGTATGAGCACCATGGATATACGGCTGAAATTTCTAGCTTAGATGCCTACTATAAAACAAGTATGGAGATTTTATCTCCAGATGTTTGGAAGCAGTTATTTATCAACGAACGTCCTGTTTTCACTAAAGTAAAAGACGAACCGCCTACTCGTTACGCAAAAAAAGCGGTTGTGAAAAACTCAATGATCGCAAACGGATGCGTGATTGAAGGGCATGTGGAAAATAGTATTATCTTCCGAGGTGTCAAAATTGGAAAAGGTACGGTCGTTAAGAATAGCATTGTGATGCAAAAAGGCATTATTTTAGAAAATAGTGTATTAGAAAATGTTGTTTTAGACAAAGATGTGAAAATAGGAAGTAATGAAACGTTGCTAGGTGAGTCAGGATTACCTAGAGTCATTGCTAAAGGAACAACTCAAGGAGCGTTGATGAAGTCGTGA